Proteins from a genomic interval of Coccinella septempunctata chromosome 2, icCocSept1.1, whole genome shotgun sequence:
- the LOC123308181 gene encoding NAD kinase 2, mitochondrial, with product MHRNRLLKSICSGWNYSTENLRNASYSTHDKLKMDKVLILSKLTRYDYERMKFQTLNDKDFEKKLRTRGTNFDKLKHHNELQKTNVAKIAKALKDTGSDVKIVNRFSYNKEAISWADCVLPAGGDGTFLLAASLIRNSDIPVVGINSDPNRSEGFLCLPKEYSCEPREAFEKLKSGNFKWMFRSRIRSKIKGATKMEPKLLHQIPFYDAEKIIGKEWEGVDDNGSKILPVLALNEIFIGETLSAKVSHLELNFDDADHFTNTKCSGLCICTGTGSTSWFYSINKISVQSVAEILRLMNMSPTEDKNSLATIYADMYNYNLKFAPDDTRMGFSIRDLISAGVWPDPKGLKPRGFAKKIIVKSNCDEAYIVVDGGLSFAFNDGAIGIFELHPEDNLRTVILD from the exons ATGCATAGGAATAGGTTACTCAAGTCTATCTGTTCAG GATGGAATTATAGCAcagaaaatttacgaaatgcAAGTTATTCAACCcatgataaattgaaaatggatAAGGTATTGATTCTTTCTAAATTAACAAGGTACGATTATGaaagaatgaaatttcaaacattgaatgacaaagattttgaaaaaaagttgaGAACTAGAGGAACTAATTTCGATAAACTTAAGCATCATAATGAGCTACAAAAAACCAATGTTGCCAAAATAGCAAAGGCACTGAAGGACACAGGAAGTGATGTCAAAATTGTAAATAG GTTTTCTTACAATAAGGAAGCCATATCTTGGGCAGATTGTGTCTTACCTGCAGGGGGGGATGGAAcctttcttctagctgctagtTTAATAAGAAATAGTGATATACCAGTGGTTGGTATCAATTCAGATCCAAATCGATCTGAGGGTTTCCTGTGCTTACCAAAGGAATACTCTTGTGAACCTAGAGaggcatttgaaaaattgaaatct ggTAATTTCAAATGGATGTTCCGAAGTAGAATACGTAGTAAAATAAAGGGTGCTACTAAGATGGAACCAAAGCTGCTACATCAAATACCCTTCTACGATGCTGAAAAAATAATTGGCAAAGAATGGGAAGGTGTGGATGATAATGGGAGCAAAATATTGCCTGTTCTAGCACTTAATGAG attttcatcgggGAAACATTATCGGCCAAAGTGTCACATCTTGAACTCAATTTCGATGATGCAGATCATTTCACTAATACAAAATGCTCAGGACTGTGTATTTGCACAGGGACAGGGTCGACTTCTTGGTTTTACAGTATTAATAAAATTTCAGTACAATCCGTAGCTGAAATATTGAGGTTGATGAATATGAGTCCAACAGAAGATAAAAATAGTTTAGCTACAATTTACGCTGACATGTACAATTACAATCTGAAGTTTGCTCCAG atgaTACAAGAATGGGTTTTAGTATTAGGGACTTGATATCAGCAGGAGTGTGGCCAGACCCCAAGGGATTGAAACCAAGAGGATTTGCGAAAAAAATCATTGTGAAATCAAACTGTGATGAAGCTTACATTGTAGTTGATGGTGGATTATCGTTTGCTTTCAATGACGGGGCGATCGGTATTTTCGAGTTACACCCTGAAGATAATCTTCGAACTGTTATATTGGATTGA